One genomic window of Silurus meridionalis isolate SWU-2019-XX chromosome 22, ASM1480568v1, whole genome shotgun sequence includes the following:
- the lsm12a gene encoding protein LSM12 homolog B, with protein MAAPGPGEYFSIGSHVACLTCLGQRLQGEVVAFDYQTKMLTLKCPPSSGKPLLNDIILVNLAFVSKVDTINERSGTPPPLASLNFSKLASRARAEKEDKLSQAYAVSAGVSLDGQQLFQTIHKTIKDCKWQEKSIVVMDDVVITPPYRADNCRGKEGSALAHVRKIVEKHFRDVDQKSVQRSHAQKTQKDSVVSA; from the exons ATGGCGGCTCCGGGACCGGGGGAGTATTTCAGCATCGGGAGCCATGTCGCCTGCCTCACCTGCCTGGGACAGCGCTTACAGGGAGAGGTGGTCGCTTTCGATTATCAGACCAAGATGCTGACTCTGA AATGCCCCCCGTCCAGCGGGAAGCCCCTCTTGAACGACATCATCCTGGTTAATTTAGCCTTTGTGTCCAAAGTGGACACCATCAACGAGCGTAGCGGGACTCCGCCCCCTTTAGCGTCTCTCAATTTCAGTAAG CTCGCCAGCAGAGCTCGGGCGGAAAAAGAAGACAAGCTGTCGCAGGCGTACGCCGTCAGTGCCGGGGTCTCGCTGGACGGCCAGCAGCTGTTCCAGACCATTCATAAGAC CATCAAAGACTGCAAGTGGCAGGAGAAGAGCATCGTGGTGATGGACGATGTCGTGATCACGCCGCCGTACCGAGCCGACAACTGCAGAGGCAAAGAGGGCAGCGCGTTAGCACACGTACGCAAAATA GTGGAGAAACACTTCCGTGACGTAGACCAGAAGTCTGTTCAGCGCTCACatgcacagaaaacacagaaggACTCCGTCGTGTCGGCATGA